One part of the Vicia villosa cultivar HV-30 ecotype Madison, WI linkage group LG6, Vvil1.0, whole genome shotgun sequence genome encodes these proteins:
- the LOC131610277 gene encoding pentatricopeptide repeat-containing protein At5g50390, chloroplastic-like: METFSLDHFHSLSYLGSSSSNPRKNCCFASKLRNWSKPISQICCYSKLEHGLLSKPEKKNGFDEKKLVLVEPVIKRRSLLSPSGLCSQIEKLVLSNKYMEAMELFEMLELEFADSYVGASTYDALITACIRLRFVRGVKRVFNHIRNSGFELDLYMMNRVLYMHVKCFLMHDARKLFDDMHERYSSSWMIMIGGLVDAGNYSEAFEMFLCMWEEFNDGKSRTFATMLRASAGLGSIEIGKQIHACVFKRRVNGDQFVDCALIDMYSKSGSIEDAQCVFDQMPQKTTVGWNTIIAGYALRGYSEEALGIYCKMRDSGAKIDHFTISIVIRICARLASLEHAKQAHAALVRRGFGTDLVVNSALVDFYSKWGRMKDAQSVFDKMHRKNVISWNALIGGYGNHGQGEKALQMFEKMLQENMIPNHVTFLAVLSACSYSGLSERGWEIFESMSRDHNVKPRAMHYACMIELLGREGLLDDAVALIRNAPFKPTLNMWSALLTACRMHENLELGTFAAEKLYGMKPEKLCNYVVLLNIYNKSGKLKEAAGVLQTLKRKGLTMIVARSWIEVNKQPYAFFCGDKSHPQMKEIYKKVDSMMVEISRHGYVVEEETLLPDVDEEEQRVIKYHSEKLAIAFGIINTPDWLPLQITQSHRVCGDCHNAIKLITKVTGREIVLRDASRFHHFKNGSCSCGDYW, from the coding sequence ATGGAAACTTTTTCATTAGATCACTTTCATTCCCTTTCATATCTAGgttcatcttcttcaaatcctAGAAAAAACTGTTGTTTTGCATCAAAGTTGAGAAATTGGAGCAAACCCATTTCTCAGATTTGTTGTTATTCCAAATTGGAACATGGGTTACTCTCAAAACCAGAGAAGAAAAATGGGTTTGATGAGAAAAAGCTAGTTTTGGTTGAACCTGTGATAAAAAGGAGATCTTTATTATCCCCTTCTGGATTATGTAGCCAGATCGAGAAATTGGTTTTGAGTAATAAGTATATGGAGGCAAtggaattgtttgaaatgttggaACTTGAATTTGCTGATTCTTATGTTGGTGCTAGTACTTATGATGCTTTGATCACTGCTTGTATTCGTTTGAGATTCGTTAGAGGTGTTAAGAGGGTGTTTAATCATATAAGAAATAGTGGGTTTGAGCTTGATTTGTATATGATGAATCGGGTTTTGTATATGCATGTGAAATGTTTTCTTATGCACGATGCGCGGAAGCTGTTTGATGATATGCATGAGAGATATTCGAGTTCTTGGATGATCATGATTGGCGGACTTGTGGACGCGGGGAATTATTCTGAGGCTTTTGAGATGTTTTTGTGTATGTGGGAAGAGTTTAATGATGGAAAATCTCGCACTTTTGCAACTATGCTTCGCGCGTCGGCTGGATTAGGAAGTATTGAGATTGGAAAGCAAATTCATGCGTGTGTTTTTAAAAGGAGAGTGAATGGAGATCAATTTGTAGATTGTGCATTGATTGATATGTACAGCAAGTCTGGTAGCATTGAAGATGCTCAATGTGTTTTTGATCAAATGCCGCAGAAGACGACGGTTGGATGGAATACCATTATTGCTGGTTATGCACTTCGAGGTTATAGTGAGGAAGCTCTTGGTATTTACTGTAAGATGCGTGATAGTGGTGCTAAAATCGATCATTTCACTATTTCAATAGTAATAAGAATTTGTGCGAGATTGGCATCATTAGAACATGCGAAACAAGCTCATGCTGCATTAGTTCGTCGTGGTTTCGGCACAGATTTGGTGGTGAACTCGGCGCTCGTTGACTTCTATAGCAAATGGGGAAGGATGAAAGACGCTCAAAGTGTTTTCGACAAGATGCACCGCAAGAATGTCATATCTTGGAATGCATTGATTGGTGGATATGGTAATCACGGTCAGGGAGAAAAGGCATTACAAATGTTTGAGAAAATGCTTCAAGAAAATATGATTCCAAATCATGTCACTTTTCTTGCTGTCTTATCTGCTTGTAGCTATTCAGGATTATCAGAAAGaggttgggagatttttgagtctATGAGTAGAGATCACAACGTTAAGCCTCGAGCAATGCATTATGCGTGTATGATTGAACTATTAGGTCGAGAGGGCTTATTAGACGATGCTGTTGCACTGATAAGAAATGCTCCTTTCAAACCAACCCTAAATATGTGGTCAGCATTGCTGACAGCATGCAGAATGCACGAGAATTTGGAGCTCGGAACGTTTGCAGCCGAAAAGCTCTATGGTATGAAACCCGAAAAGCTGTGTAATTATGTTGTGCTTCTAAATATATACAACAAATCTGGCAAATTGAAAGAAGCTGCTGGCGTTTTGCAAACGTTAAAGAGAAAAGGTTTAACAATGATTGTGGCGCGCAGCTGGATCGAAGTTAATAAACAACCGTATGCTTTCTTTTGCGGAGACAAATCTCACCCGCAAATGAAAGAAATATACAAAAAAGTGGACAGCATGATGGTGGAGATATCAAGACACGGTTATGTTGTGGAGGAAGAAACATTGCTACCTGATGTGGACGAAGAGGAACAACGCGTTATAAAGTATCATAGTGAAAAGCTTGCAATAGCTTTTGGCATCATCAACACTCCAGATTGGTTACCTTTGCAAATCACGCAGAGCCATCGTGTCTGCGGTGACTGCCATAACGCAATCAAACTTATAACCAAGGTTACAGGACGTGAAATTGTGTTAAGAGATGCTAGTAGATTTCACCATTTTAAAAATGGGAGTTGTTCTTGTGGGGATTATTGGTGA
- the LOC131612585 gene encoding large ribosomal subunit protein eL32z has translation MAVPLLTKKIIKKRVKRFIRPQSDRRICVKESWRRPKGIDSRVRRKFKGVTLMPNIGYGSDKKTRHYLPNGFKKFVVHNVKDLELLMMHNRTYCAEIAHNVSTRKRKDIVERAAQLDVVVTNKLARLRSQEDE, from the exons ATGGCCGTTCCACTGCTAACCAAGAAGATCATCAAGAAGCGTGTCAAGAGGTTCATTAGGCCTCAAAGTGACAGGAGAATATGTGTCAAG GAAAGTTGGCGCAGGCCTAAGGGTATTGACTCACGTGTTAGGAGAAAGTTCAAAGGAGTTACTTTGATGCCAAACATTGGTTATGGTTCAGACAAGAAGACCCGCCATTATCTGCCTAACGGTTTCAAGAAGTTTGTTGTCCACAATGTCAAGGATCTAGAACTCCTCATGATGCATAACAG AACATACTGTGCTGAGATAGCACACAATGTGTCAACCAGGAAAAGAAAGGATATCGTTGAACGTGCAGCACAATTGGATGTTGTTGTCACAAACAAATTGGCCAGGTTGCGCAGCCAAGAGGACGAATAA
- the LOC131612586 gene encoding large ribosomal subunit protein eL32z, with protein sequence MAVPLLTKKIIKKRVKRFIRPQSDRRICVKESWRRPKGIDSRVRRKFKGVTLMPNIGYGSDKKTRHYLPNGFKKFVVHNVKDLELLMMHNRTYCAEIAHNVSTRKRKDIVERAAQLDVVVTNKLARLRSQEDE encoded by the exons ATGGCTGTTCCACTGCTTACCAAGAAGATTATCAAGAAGCGTGTCAAGAGGTTCATTAGGCCTCAAAGTGACAGGAGAATATGTGTCAAG GAAAGTTGGCGCAGGCCAAAGGGTATTGACTCACGTGTTAGGAGAAAGTTCAAAGGAGTTACTTTGATGCCAAACATTGGTTATGGTTCAGACAAGAAGACCCGCCACTATCTGCCTAATGGTTTCAAGAAGTTTGTTGTCCACAATGTCAAGGATCTAGAACTCCTCATGATGCATAACAG GACATATTGTGCTGAGATAGCACACAACGTATCAACAAGGAAAAGAAAGGATATCGTTGAACGTGCAGCACAATTGGATGTTGTTGTCACAAACAAACTGGCCAGGCTGCGCAGCCAAGAGGATGAATGA